A stretch of the Clostridium fungisolvens genome encodes the following:
- a CDS encoding UbiX family flavin prenyltransferase, with protein MKKIVVGITGASGSIYAIRLIEELLKKEIFVHIICTDNGKKVMKYETSIDLDEWFIGLKEKYDHVKLEDIDNLFSGVASGSYKFDAMIILPCSMGTLAEISMGLAKNLLCRAADVSLKENRRLIIVPRETPLNAIHLENMLKLSRLGVTILPAVPGFYHKPQSMDDLINFVVGKILDSLSIENTLFTKWEDHKND; from the coding sequence ATGAAAAAAATAGTTGTTGGAATTACAGGAGCCAGTGGAAGTATATATGCAATAAGATTAATTGAAGAGCTTTTAAAAAAAGAAATCTTTGTTCATATAATCTGTACTGACAATGGTAAGAAAGTTATGAAATACGAAACCTCCATTGATCTTGATGAATGGTTCATAGGTTTGAAAGAAAAGTATGACCATGTGAAGCTTGAAGATATAGATAACCTATTTTCTGGAGTTGCTAGTGGCTCCTATAAATTTGATGCTATGATTATACTTCCTTGCTCCATGGGAACTTTAGCAGAAATCAGCATGGGCCTAGCTAAGAATTTATTATGCAGAGCTGCAGACGTTTCTTTAAAAGAAAATAGAAGACTTATTATAGTTCCTAGGGAAACACCACTGAATGCAATACATCTTGAAAATATGCTAAAGCTTTCTAGGCTTGGAGTTACTATTCTACCAGCTGTACCAGGTTTTTATCATAAGCCTCAAAGTATGGATGATTTAATTAACTTCGTAGTTGGAAAGATTTTAGATTCACTTTCTATAGAAAATACATTATTTACAAAATGGGAGGACCACAAAAATGACTAA
- a CDS encoding ABC transporter ATP-binding protein: MLDINNLSVSYKSQGNLVTALGPVSMKIAPGDIYAVIGPSGCGKSTLLNVLSGIIKDYQGEVKLNGEQLSPKKHNIGFIPQNFGLLPWKNVQKNCTLALKIKGKALDSSINERIDYIQNKLDIYSLRNRYPNELSGGQKQRVSIARAFIMNPDLLLMDEPFSALDALTREEAQELFIDIWNKYKTTTVFVTHSIEEAIYMGKRIVIMSHCPGTIVKTIDNPLFNTEHLRESEEYLKLSSQLRTIIKKGWKI, translated from the coding sequence ATGTTAGATATAAATAATCTTTCAGTAAGTTATAAATCTCAGGGAAATTTAGTAACAGCTCTTGGGCCTGTCAGTATGAAAATCGCCCCTGGAGACATATATGCGGTTATTGGTCCCTCAGGCTGTGGCAAATCCACTTTACTTAATGTACTGAGTGGCATAATAAAGGATTATCAAGGTGAAGTAAAACTAAATGGTGAACAGCTGTCTCCTAAAAAACATAATATTGGCTTTATACCTCAAAATTTTGGACTTCTTCCCTGGAAAAATGTTCAGAAAAACTGCACCTTGGCTCTTAAGATAAAAGGTAAAGCCCTAGATAGTTCTATTAACGAAAGAATTGATTACATCCAAAATAAATTAGATATTTATTCATTAAGAAACAGATATCCTAATGAGCTTAGTGGAGGTCAAAAGCAAAGAGTTTCTATAGCTAGAGCCTTTATCATGAACCCTGATTTACTTTTAATGGACGAGCCTTTCTCTGCTTTAGATGCTTTGACAAGAGAAGAGGCTCAAGAGCTCTTCATTGATATATGGAATAAGTATAAAACAACTACAGTTTTTGTTACTCATAGCATAGAAGAGGCTATCTATATGGGAAAGAGGATTGTAATTATGTCCCACTGTCCTGGTACCATAGTTAAAACAATAGATAATCCTTTGTTTAATACTGAACATTTAAGAGAAAGTGAAGAATATCTAAAATTATCATCACAGCTTAGAACTATAATAAAAAAGGGATGGAAAATATGA
- a CDS encoding ABC transporter substrate-binding protein, giving the protein MTKLKKILALLTSSALVLSLTACSPVKEEASTSTKTSSKQTLNFGAMSSVDAAVLVIGNEKGYFKKEGVDVNLQTFKNSKDRDAAFQAGNLDGVICDEIAISLYQNADFDVKITGVTNGDFMLIANSKSGIKSVCDLKGKSVAISEKTSIEYSLDKILEKNSIDPKEVKKSIVPAIPTRLEMLRNGNIDAALLPEPFASLALKDGGIRLGSAGDINVYSSVTAFTQKAIDSKSSEIKAFYKAYNEAVDYLNNTPVSEYEDTIIKSVGYPADMKGKLNLPKFKKNALPKEADVQAVIDWTVKNGLVKKTLTPKDVMNDIGIK; this is encoded by the coding sequence ATGACTAAACTAAAAAAAATATTAGCTTTATTAACTTCTTCAGCACTTGTGCTGTCCTTAACTGCTTGCTCACCTGTAAAGGAAGAAGCTTCAACATCTACAAAAACGTCTTCTAAGCAGACACTAAACTTTGGAGCAATGTCTTCTGTAGATGCTGCTGTACTTGTAATAGGTAATGAAAAAGGATATTTCAAAAAGGAAGGTGTAGACGTTAATCTACAAACCTTCAAAAACTCTAAAGATAGGGATGCTGCATTTCAAGCTGGAAATTTAGATGGAGTTATTTGTGATGAGATAGCAATTTCTCTTTACCAAAATGCCGACTTTGATGTAAAGATAACTGGAGTTACTAATGGTGATTTCATGCTTATCGCAAACTCAAAATCAGGAATAAAATCAGTTTGTGATTTAAAAGGTAAAAGTGTAGCAATCTCTGAGAAAACTTCTATAGAATACTCTCTAGATAAGATATTAGAAAAAAATTCTATAGACCCTAAAGAAGTAAAAAAATCTATAGTTCCAGCTATACCTACAAGACTTGAAATGCTTAGAAACGGTAATATTGATGCAGCACTTCTGCCTGAACCTTTTGCTTCTCTTGCTTTAAAAGATGGTGGAATACGTCTTGGTAGTGCAGGCGATATTAATGTTTACTCTTCAGTAACAGCTTTTACTCAGAAAGCAATAGACTCAAAGAGTTCAGAAATTAAAGCATTTTACAAAGCTTACAATGAAGCTGTAGATTACTTAAATAATACACCTGTTTCTGAATATGAAGATACAATTATAAAATCTGTTGGTTATCCAGCTGATATGAAAGGAAAGCTTAACTTACCTAAGTTTAAGAAAAATGCTCTACCTAAGGAAGCTGATGTTCAAGCAGTTATTGATTGGACCGTAAAAAATGGACTTGTTAAAAAGACTTTAACACCTAAAGATGTAATGAATGATATAGGAATTAAATAA
- a CDS encoding ABC transporter permease: MKALKKIKLFVQGFVLFNLLWYLLATIIHMRVLPKPTDVYLNIGNIFSEKLYIHVLVSLYRVGYGLSISLFIGIVVGLLMAYSKVWNKILNPLVYFTYPIPKTALLPVVMLLFGLGDLSKIFIIVLILVFQIIVAVRDSVLNIPSETYNPLRSLGASKLQIFIHITLPAILPELLTSVRLSIGTALSILFFAEGYGTQYGMGYYILDAWSRIDYNEMYAGIIILSLLGFGLFILIDIFEETACSWKA; the protein is encoded by the coding sequence ATGAAGGCATTAAAGAAAATTAAGCTATTTGTTCAAGGCTTTGTGCTATTCAACCTTCTGTGGTATCTTCTTGCAACCATAATTCATATGAGGGTACTTCCAAAGCCTACTGATGTATATCTTAACATTGGCAACATATTCAGCGAAAAGCTTTATATACATGTTTTAGTCAGTCTATACAGGGTTGGATATGGACTCAGCATATCCTTATTTATAGGGATTGTAGTTGGTCTACTTATGGCCTACTCAAAGGTATGGAATAAAATATTAAATCCCCTTGTTTACTTTACTTATCCAATTCCAAAAACAGCATTGCTTCCAGTGGTAATGCTGTTATTTGGCCTAGGGGATTTATCAAAGATATTTATCATTGTGTTGATACTTGTATTTCAGATTATTGTAGCAGTTAGGGATTCAGTTCTGAACATTCCATCAGAAACCTACAATCCCCTAAGAAGTCTTGGCGCTTCAAAGCTTCAAATATTCATCCATATAACCTTACCAGCAATTTTGCCAGAATTACTTACTAGTGTACGACTTTCAATAGGAACTGCGCTGTCTATCTTATTTTTTGCAGAAGGTTACGGAACTCAGTATGGTATGGGGTATTATATCCTAGATGCCTGGAGCAGAATTGACTATAACGAAATGTATGCAGGGATAATAATACTAAGTCTATTAGGATTTGGTCTATTCATTTTGATCGATATTTTT